The Nesterenkonia xinjiangensis genome contains a region encoding:
- a CDS encoding aldo/keto reductase — translation MRTQSIAHTDITAPNVTLGLMRIPEKTDEEIRELVSTARRAGIDFFDHADIYGPGLTTHGCERRFAEAMQLSSAEREEITLQTKTGIVKDGPYYDFSYEHIVSSAEESLRSLQTDYLDIMLLHRPDILVEPEEVARAFDHLASTGKVRHFGVSNHTPGQIELLRTAVSQPLVVNQVQLSLPHAAILAEGIMANTLGLSSVVSPNGEGIVEYCRINGITLQAWSPYQSPHGVFIGSPQYPELNAVLDRLAQKYAVTPTAIATAWITRHPAGMQVVLGTTRPDRVAEAATGSEIPLTRPEWYELLRVAGHRVP, via the coding sequence ATGCGCACTCAGAGCATCGCCCATACCGACATCACCGCACCCAACGTCACGCTCGGCCTGATGAGGATCCCGGAGAAGACCGACGAAGAGATCCGTGAGCTGGTCAGCACCGCCCGGAGGGCGGGGATCGACTTCTTCGACCACGCGGACATCTACGGCCCAGGCCTGACCACGCACGGGTGTGAGCGGCGTTTCGCCGAGGCGATGCAGCTGAGTTCCGCCGAGCGGGAGGAGATCACTCTCCAGACGAAGACCGGGATCGTCAAGGACGGCCCCTACTACGACTTCTCCTATGAGCACATCGTCAGTTCGGCGGAGGAGTCGCTGCGGTCTCTGCAGACCGACTACCTCGACATCATGCTGCTCCACCGTCCGGACATCCTCGTCGAGCCGGAGGAGGTCGCTCGGGCCTTCGACCACCTGGCCTCGACCGGGAAGGTCCGCCACTTCGGTGTCTCCAACCACACCCCGGGGCAGATCGAACTGCTGCGCACCGCTGTCAGCCAGCCTCTGGTGGTCAACCAGGTGCAGCTCTCGCTGCCCCATGCGGCGATCCTCGCGGAGGGGATCATGGCCAACACCCTGGGGCTGTCCTCCGTGGTGTCCCCGAACGGGGAAGGGATCGTGGAGTACTGCCGGATCAACGGCATCACCCTGCAGGCCTGGTCGCCCTACCAGTCCCCGCACGGAGTGTTCATCGGCTCTCCCCAGTACCCGGAGCTCAATGCGGTGCTGGACCGCCTGGCGCAGAAGTACGCCGTCACCCCGACGGCGATCGCCACCGCGTGGATCACCCGCCATCCTGCAGGGATGCAGGTGGTGCTGGGCACCACTCGTCCGGACCGTGTCGCGGAAGCCGCCACAGGCTCCGAGATCCCGCTGACCAGGCCCGAATGGTACGAGCTGCTGCGCGTCGCCGGGCACCGCGTGCCCTGA
- a CDS encoding NAD-dependent epimerase/dehydratase family protein gives MRIAVVGATGNAGTAVLRELHLRPEVTSVIGIARRLPDTDTEPYSHPEWATIDIQFPESRESLAQAFQDADAVIHLAWLIQPNSERELLRRVNVDGTRHVLEAAAEAGVERIAVASSVGAYSPVDDDEPRREDWPTEGIPGSHYSVDKAAQERVLDEFETAHPGIALARLRPGLIFQGCAGSEIQRYFAGRWAPVQVLDAVRPPVVPLPRGVRAQAVHAADVASAYAEAVIRGAHGPFNIAADDLLDAQRLAQIVSGGRGRAVVLPSRPLRTAMRAAHRARLLPADEGWLDMGMKAPIMDTTRAREELGWRPRRSAAEAAESLLQGMAQGDGAASLPMRPRSGPRVDPTPLPTRDHQLPQDLDADLLRQYMADHLTGATAGVERIEAMAEAYSDTPVFPELSKVAEEIRREHSFLQKLMASQDFPRPGASSALAWVGEKAARLKPYGRAPLNRSPSELLLECELMSSAITAKMHGWLVLQEHAEELGMDEGVFAQLVEDAEEQLATLREAHRHVRERAFRNRPDALPE, from the coding sequence GTGCGGATCGCTGTCGTCGGAGCCACTGGGAATGCCGGCACGGCCGTGCTCAGGGAGCTGCATCTGCGTCCGGAGGTCACGTCCGTGATCGGCATCGCGCGGCGCCTTCCGGACACGGACACCGAGCCGTACTCGCACCCTGAGTGGGCCACCATCGACATCCAGTTCCCTGAATCTCGGGAATCCCTCGCACAGGCGTTCCAGGATGCCGACGCCGTCATCCACCTGGCCTGGCTGATCCAGCCCAACTCGGAGCGTGAGCTGCTGCGCCGCGTCAACGTGGACGGCACGCGTCACGTGCTCGAGGCAGCGGCTGAGGCCGGGGTGGAGCGGATCGCCGTGGCCTCCTCGGTGGGCGCGTACTCGCCGGTCGACGACGATGAGCCGCGCCGTGAGGACTGGCCCACTGAAGGGATCCCGGGGTCGCACTACAGCGTGGACAAGGCCGCCCAGGAGCGGGTGCTGGATGAGTTCGAGACCGCGCACCCCGGCATCGCGCTGGCGCGCCTGCGCCCCGGACTCATCTTCCAAGGCTGTGCCGGATCGGAGATCCAACGATACTTCGCCGGACGGTGGGCCCCGGTGCAGGTGCTCGACGCCGTCCGCCCACCCGTGGTGCCCCTGCCTCGAGGTGTGCGCGCCCAGGCGGTGCACGCCGCCGACGTCGCCTCGGCCTACGCCGAAGCGGTGATCCGAGGCGCTCATGGTCCTTTCAACATCGCGGCCGATGATCTGCTCGATGCCCAGCGTTTGGCGCAGATCGTCTCAGGCGGCCGTGGCAGAGCCGTGGTCCTTCCGTCCCGCCCGCTGCGGACCGCGATGCGGGCCGCCCACCGGGCTCGGCTGCTGCCTGCGGACGAGGGGTGGCTGGACATGGGGATGAAAGCCCCGATCATGGACACCACCCGTGCCCGGGAGGAGCTGGGCTGGCGTCCGCGCCGCAGCGCCGCCGAGGCGGCGGAGAGCCTGCTGCAGGGCATGGCCCAGGGCGACGGCGCCGCCTCGCTGCCGATGCGCCCACGGTCCGGCCCGCGTGTGGACCCCACTCCGCTGCCGACACGGGACCACCAGCTGCCACAGGACCTCGACGCCGACCTGCTGCGTCAGTACATGGCTGACCATCTCACCGGAGCCACCGCCGGGGTGGAGCGCATCGAGGCCATGGCCGAGGCCTACTCGGACACCCCCGTCTTCCCTGAGCTCTCCAAGGTGGCCGAGGAGATCCGTCGGGAACACAGCTTCCTGCAGAAGCTCATGGCCAGCCAGGACTTCCCCCGCCCCGGAGCATCCTCCGCGCTGGCCTGGGTGGGGGAGAAGGCCGCGCGGCTGAAGCCCTACGGCCGGGCACCCTTGAACCGTTCGCCCTCGGAGCTGCTGCTCGAATGCGAACTGATGTCCAGCGCGATCACCGCCAAGATGCATGGATGGCTGGTCCTGCAGGAGCACGCCGAAGAGCTCGGTATGGATGAGGGGGTGTTCGCTCAGCTGGTGGAGGATGCGGAGGAGCAGCTCGCCACGTTGCGGGAGGCGCATCGTCATGTGCGGGAGCGTGCTTTCCGGAACCGGCCCGACGCCCTTCCGGAGTAG
- a CDS encoding TSUP family transporter gives MIDLDSLSWLLLALGALIVGLSKTALPGAATLAVAIFAATMPARESTAALLILLLVGDLFAVWMYRHDVDWATLRRLVPAVLVGLLVGVVFLGLSSDAVVRRVIGGILLALLAFTLWRRRSRTDATELGRTAAYGYGWLGGFTTMVANAGGPVMSMYLLAMRLPVKAFLGTTAYFFFAVNLAKLPFQVGLGLLTLEVLTIAAVLVPLVVVAAFAGRWLATRISQRMFDRLVLVLTAVGAVNLLV, from the coding sequence GTGATCGACCTCGATTCCCTCAGCTGGCTCCTGCTCGCTCTCGGCGCGCTCATCGTCGGTCTGTCCAAGACCGCACTGCCTGGTGCGGCCACGCTGGCGGTGGCGATCTTCGCCGCGACCATGCCCGCCCGAGAGTCCACGGCGGCCCTGCTGATCCTGCTGTTGGTCGGAGACCTGTTCGCCGTCTGGATGTACCGTCACGACGTCGACTGGGCCACTCTGCGCCGACTGGTGCCTGCGGTCCTGGTGGGCCTGCTGGTCGGGGTGGTCTTCCTGGGCCTCTCCTCCGACGCCGTCGTCCGCCGCGTCATCGGTGGGATCCTGCTGGCGCTGCTCGCCTTCACCCTGTGGCGGAGACGTTCCCGCACCGACGCCACGGAGCTCGGTCGCACGGCGGCCTACGGCTACGGATGGCTGGGCGGGTTCACCACGATGGTCGCGAACGCAGGAGGCCCGGTGATGAGCATGTACCTGCTGGCCATGCGGCTGCCGGTGAAGGCCTTCCTGGGCACCACCGCCTACTTCTTCTTCGCGGTCAACCTCGCCAAGCTTCCGTTCCAGGTGGGGCTGGGTCTGCTGACCCTGGAGGTGCTGACGATCGCCGCCGTCCTGGTGCCGCTGGTCGTGGTCGCGGCCTTCGCCGGTCGTTGGTTGGCCACCCGCATCTCGCAGCGGATGTTCGATCGGCTCGTCCTGGTGCTGACCGCCGTGGGAGCCGTCAACCTGCTTGTCTGA
- a CDS encoding VOC family protein: MTPILTVDDLPAAIRRHREILELDVVMNLGWVAFLADDAGHQLGLMTQDASASVNPEVSVFVDDVERTYRLAQESGAEIAHPLSLEAWGVKRFFYRDDSGRVVNVGTHV; this comes from the coding sequence GTGACACCTATCCTGACGGTGGACGACCTCCCTGCAGCCATCCGCCGGCACCGCGAGATCCTGGAGCTGGACGTGGTGATGAACCTCGGATGGGTGGCCTTCCTGGCCGACGACGCCGGACATCAGCTCGGCCTGATGACCCAAGACGCCTCCGCCTCGGTGAATCCGGAGGTCTCGGTGTTCGTCGACGACGTCGAGCGCACCTACCGCCTCGCCCAGGAGTCGGGGGCCGAGATCGCCCATCCGTTGTCGCTGGAGGCCTGGGGTGTGAAGAGGTTCTTCTACCGCGACGACTCAGGCCGGGTGGTCAATGTCGGGACGCACGTGTGA